A region of Pan troglodytes isolate AG18354 chromosome 23, NHGRI_mPanTro3-v2.0_pri, whole genome shotgun sequence DNA encodes the following proteins:
- the LOC104007503 gene encoding protein VCF2-like, which yields MGGCPVRKRRRNGSKEGNHHSTHPKRNKRNPIFQDSQDTVFME from the coding sequence ATGGGAGGCTGCCCTGTacggaaaagaagaagaaatggcagTAAAGAGGGCAACCATCATTCCACCCATCCCAAAAGGAATAAGAGAAACCCTATCTTTCAGGATTCTCAAGACACAGTTTTCATGGAGTGA